CTAGATTGAGCTTTCCCCTCCCCAGTTTGCGCTGCAAATAGGAAGCGGATTCGAACTCGATCGTAAGACGTAGCTCTGAAACCTGATGGGTTGATTGCGGCCAGACACGGTCTTTTGCCAGCAAACCTATATGGGTTTCATAGTCAAATCGCGGTACCGTATCGTCGGGCTGGGGTTGCAAATATGCCTTTTCCAGCCGTCCGCGGGCTACCGCTGAAAGCAAAGGCAAACGTCCACCCGCAATCAGATTGTGTACCAGCGCCGAAATAAAAACGGTCTTGCCGGATCTGGACAGACCGGTAACCCCTAACCGTACTGAAGGAGTGGCTAAATCACTAGCTGTTTCCCCAATGGTATCGAGAGCGATTTTCGATTCGGAAATGATTTTTGAAAGCTTTATCAAGTGCGACCTCCGAAGGGCAATGTGGGGTGTCCTTCGGTTGATTACAATTGAAAAGCGCAAACTTATTACTGTGAAGGCCGTTAGTTACTTACGGCCTTCAGTGTCCGCGGTTGGAAGAATGAGACAAGCCTCCCGGCTGCCCTTCCCACCTCAGACCAGCGGCGGGCATCAAAATCAATTATGGCCATTCCCGCTGTCGGGTACTTCTGTTCCATTTGTGAGATAAGCTCAGGGCTACCTGACCCGGTAAGTTCCAGTGCGGTTTCCTGAATGGCCGTGTTGTGCCCGACCACCAGCAAGGTTGGGCTAAAGGCGCCCAGAGAACAGATGGTATCCACGTAATCGGATTCTGAACTGTTATAGAGAT
This genomic window from Pseudovibrio sp. M1P-2-3 contains:
- a CDS encoding SixA phosphatase family protein, with amino-acid sequence MLRLMLLRHAKSDWADTAVHDHDRPLSGRGWSAAEAVGLHMHQHNLCPSTVLCSTALRTRQTLIEIMPYMRDNTKIHLLRDLYNSSESDYVDTICSLGAFSPTLLVVGHNTAIQETALELTGSGSPELISQMEQKYPTAGMAIIDFDARRWSEVGRAAGRLVSFFQPRTLKAVSN